From the genome of Oceanococcus atlanticus:
GACTGGTCAATCTGGCCGGCGGCCCGCATGAAATCAGTGTCGAAATGCAGTGGGCCCAGCAAGGCGGTACCTACACCGAGGCGCGCACGCAAACCCTGCGGCTGGACACCTGGCCGCGCGGCTTCTCGGTCCAGCTTGATGCGCGCGAACGTGGCAGCCAGCGTATCGCAATCCAGACCCCAATCGACGGCGCCGGCATCTTGCGCAGCGCACGTTTCGAGCTGGCCCTGGGCCGCGCGCTTAAAGCGGTGACCCAGATGCAGATGCTGGCCCATGTCGACCCTGTTCTTGCCGGCACAGCCAGTGCCCAGGAACTGCTCGCCCAGAGTCTGGCTGCCTGGGGCCTGGACAGTGCTGCTCAGGCCACCTACAGCCAGCTCAGCCAAGCCCGAACCGACAACGAAACACGCAACCGGGCGCGCCTGCGCGCGGCCGAGCTGGCCTTGCAGCTGGGCCAGATGGATGAAGCAGGCGAACGCCTAAACGCGGGCACCAACAACTGGTCGGCCGAGCAACAGGCTGCGGCCAAGCTGCTCGATGCACGCCGCCTGCTGGCCCAGAACAAGGTTGAAGCCGCACTCAAGCAAACGACTGACGCCGGGCCGGCCCTGCTGCGCTACAACCTCGCCGTGGCCTTGATCGACAGCCGCCAGGACGACGCTGCGGACCGCTTGCTGGAAACCCTGGCTACGGCGCCCGCACCGGCGGATGAATACCACGCGCGCATTCAGGATCTGGCTCAGCTCAAACTCGGCTACCGTCATCTGCGCTTCGGCCGCGCCGAGGCCGCCCAGGCCATGCTCAGCCGTATGCGTCTGGGCAGTCCGTATACCAACCGCGCCCTGCTCGGTCGGGGCTGGAGCAAGCTGCTGCCGCTGGCCCTGCAGCAAGGGCGCCTGATCGCTGTGCCGGATGACGGCTTCCGCCCCTTGTTCGTGCAAGCCATTGACGCGGCGCTGCGCCAGCCCGGCAATGCCTCGCGTGCGGCGGTGCGCGACGCCATCACCGACTGGGCCCGCCTGCAGGATCAGGATCCCTTCGATGCGGCCGTTCAGGAGGCTCTGGTCGCCACGCCCTATGCGCTGCTCAAACTGGGCGAGTACGCCCGGGCGATCCAGTACAGCGAAAAAGCGATTGCTCGCCTGGAACTGATTCGTGACGACCTCAAGGCCGGCATGCGCCAGTCACGCAAGGGGCTGGCCCTGAACGGCGCCGAACTGGTGCGTGAGCAGTGGCCGCCGGAACCGGCAGCCTGGGCCCGGCGCTACGCCACCGGCGCCTGGTGGCGCAGTGACGCGGACCCGCTACCCATTCCGGACAACGCCTACCGCCCCCGGCTGCTGCTGGACGGTGACACCCTGACCATGCTCAACGACATGCACATGCTGAACGAGGTCGAACAGCTCACCGATGCCATTGCCGAGCACCCGGACCTCAAGCTACGCGCCACCCAGCTGCGCAAACGCATCGAATCCGAGCGCCAGGCGCAGCAGAAAAACCTGGATCGTCAGGCTTATTACTGGATGTACCAGGAACTTGAGCGGGCAACCCGCTATTTGATCATGGCCCGCTTCAGCCTGGGGCATGCCTACGCCCACGAAAATGCCGCAGGAGAACAGCCATGATGCTGCGCACACTCGCTGCCCTGAGTCTGGCGCTGGCCAGCCTGAACACCAGCGCAGCCGACGACTTGGGCATGCGCATCAGTGGTGATGACAGCGCCAACTTCGGCCTCACCATCAGCAACTGGATTGAGGGTCAGGATGCCGGCACGCTGGCCCCCGGCCTGATTCGCGAAGACGCGGTGGCTCTGGACGAATGGCAGCTGCGCATGCAGATCCGCATGGAACGCGCGGTGTCACCACCGGGCGCGCCCATCAATCAGACGCGCTGAGGTTCAGCACGATACGGCTCAGGCGATGCGCTTGAGCCCCATCTTGAGAGCCTGGGACAGGCCCAGCTCCAGGGCGCGACCGATCGGCGCCAGCGGCGCTTCGAAATCAATCGTCCAGGTCACCTGGCTGCCACGCTCGGTGGCAGCGAAGTCCAGGCGCCCTTTGTGATTGCGCACCGGGCCACCATTGCGGGTGATGCGGTACTCGATGAATTCGTCGGCCTGCGCAGCCGTCACGGTTTCCTCGATACCCAGCGGCGGCGGCCCCATGCGGCGCACCGAACCCGCACCGTTGACGTCGGGCTGACCGTCACGAATACGACGCACCGGAATCAGGAACACTTTGTTCAGCTTGTTGTGATCGGCCAGCGCCGCAAACAGCTCGCCGACCGGGCGCGCCGAGTCCTGGGTAATACGAATATGGTGTTGCGACATAACAAAGTCCTCAGACTTGGGCGCCGTTATCGTCCAGCCCTTCAGCTGGCGGCGGCGGAATCAGATCATCACGCTTGAGCCCCAACGCCAAAGAGACATTGCCGGCCACGTAAATCGACGAGTATGTACCCACGCCCACGCCGATCAGCAGAGCCAGCGAGAAACCAGACAAGGCTTCACCGCCGATCAAGAACAGCGCGATCAAGACGATCATGGTGGTCAGCGAGGTCATCAATGTGCGCGAAAGCATCTCGTTGATCGAACGGTTCATGACCTCGACCTCGTCACCACCGGTTTTGCGCCGGTAGTTTTCACGGCAGCGGTCGAACACCACAATGGTGTCGTTCAGCGAGTAACCGATCACGGCCAGAAGCGCTGCCAGCACCGACAAGTCGAAATCGAGCTGCAGCAGCGAAAAGATCCCCAGCACGATGAACACATCGTGGCCCAGTGCGGCCACGGCGCCCGCCGAGAATTTCCAGTGGAAGCGAAAAACCACGTACAGGAAAATGCACGACAGGGCCCAAATCATGGCCAGGCCGCCGTCCACAGTCAGCTCTTCACCAACCTGCGGCCCCACAAACTCGACTCGGCGCAAGTCCACGGCCGTGCCGTCGCTACGCAGCGCCGCATAGACCTGCTCGCTGAGTTCACTGGCATCTTCCGATTCGCGCGGTGGCAAGCGAATCATCACATCATCCGCGGCACCGAAATGCTGAACGATGGCATCGCCAAAATCATTCGCCGCAAGCACCTCGCGTACGCTGCTCAGTTCCACCGCTTCCGGGTAGCCGACCTCGACCAGCACCCCGCCGGTGAAATCGATGCCGAAGTTGAGCCCGCGTGTGGCAATCAGCGCGAATGAGGCTATCACCAGCAACAGTGACATCACACCGCTGATCTTGCGGATACCCATGAAGTTGTAGTTCGTGGGTTTGGAAAACATGCGCATAATCTGATTCCTCGCCCGTTAAACCGGCAGGTCGTCGCGGCGGGTTCCGCCGTACAGTGCATTGACGAGCACGCGGGTGCCCAAAATGGCGGTGAACATGGATGACAGCACGCCGATCGACAGGGTCACGGCAAAGCCTTTGATCGGGCCGGTGCCAAACACAAACAGCACGATGGCCGCGATCAGCGTGGTGATGTTGGCATCCGCAATGGTTACAAAAGCTTTTTCGTAACCTGAACGGATGGCCTGCTGGGCGCCGGAGCCATCAATCAATTCCTCGCGGATGCGCTCGAAAATCAGCACATTGGCGTCCACAGCCATACCCACGGTCAGCACAATCCCGGCGATACCAGGCAAGGTCAGCGTGGCCTGCAGCAGCGACAGCGCCGCAATGATCAGCACCAGGTTCATGAACAGGGCCAGATTGGCGATCAAGCCGAACACACGGTAGTACAGCACCATCAGCACGACCACCAGGGCGAAACCGATCAACACGGCCTCCATGCCCTGATCGATGTTGTCCTGCCCCAGGCTCGGGCCAATGGTGCGTTCCTCGACGATGGCGATGGGCGCGGCCAGCGCACCCGAGCGCAGCAGCAAGGACAGGTCATGGGCTTCCTTGCTGGTCAGGCCGGTGGTCTGAAAGCGCTTGCCGAACACGCCGCGCACTGTCGCCACGCTGATGACTTCCTCGGTTTCGATGCGCTGACGCACCTCTTCCCCGGCGGCGTTGCGACTGATACGGATATCGGTTTCCTTGAACAGCACCGCCATCAGGCGGCCGACGTTGCTCTCAGTGAAACCGAACATCGACTTGGCGCCTGCACCGTTCAAGGTGACCGAAACGGCCGGCGTACCGGACTCCTGATCAATCGTCGCCGCGGCGTCGATGATCTGGCTGCCAGTGGCAATGACATCGGACTTGAGCAAGATCGGACGCCCGGTACCGCGTTCATAGAACAGATCGGTATCGGCCGGCACCACGCCCGTGCGGTCGGCCAACTGCGCGTCCTCACGCTCGGCCACCGCACGATATTCCAGCGTCGCCGTAGCATCGAGAATGGACTTGGCCTGCGTCGGGTCCTTGACGCCCGGCAACTGGACCAAAATGCGGTCACGGCCCTGGCGCTGGACCAGCGGCTCGGCCACGCCCAGCTGATTGACACGATTGCGCAGGGTGGTCAGGTTCTGCTTGACCGAGAAATCAACCAGCCGGTTAACCTCTTCTTCCGACATCGCCGCGCGCAGGGTCAGCGCTTCATCCGACGTCGGCTCAATGCTCAGCTCGCGGAACTCTTCGCGGATCGCCCGCAGGGCGGCATCGCGGGTTTCGATGTCGCCAAAATCAAGCTCCACCGCGCCATCAGCCTGGCGCCGCCCGGTATAGCGAATCGGCGGCTCGTGGTTACGCAGGAAGCTGGGCAGGTCACGGGCGTATTGCTCGGCCGCGCTGCTCAGCACGTATTCGACGTCCACCTCCATCAGGAAGTGCACACCACCACGCAGGTCCAGCCCCAGAGCCATAGGTTGGCCACCCAGTCCGAGCAACCAGCCCGGAGTGCGCGGAATCATGGTCATGGCCACGATGTAGTCGTAGCCCAGGGTACGCTTGAGCGCATCCGCTGCGGGCAGCTGACTGTCTTCGTGGTCGAGACGAATCTCCACCCGCCCCTGCTCGTCAAAACGGCTGGTATAGGCCTCGATGCCGGCGCGCTTGAGCGCCGCTTCAACCCGATTCAGCTCCTGCGGCGTGGCCGCATCGCCGCTGTCCGGCGACACCAGCAGAGCCGCATCCTCACCATAAATATTGGGCAAGGCGTAGAGGAAGCCGCTGGCCACAACGGCAATCAGCAGCAGCACTTTCCACAGGGGAGATTTGTTCATGTGACGTCCCGGCAGGCAACGCGGTAAGCGCGTGACACTGCGATGAAGCAACGATCAGGCAGCGGGGCCCCATCGAAAAACCGACGAAGGCACCGCTCCCAGGCGCCGTCGTCGGGTGAATGTCGGTCTATGTGGGGCGAATCAGAGCTGTTTCAAGCTGCCTTTGGGCAAAACCTGGGCAAGCGCAGCTTTCTGCACTTTGACCTCGGTGCCTTCAGCGATCTCGACCGTCATGTAGACCTCACCCACCGCGGTCACACGACCAGCCAGACCACCGCTGGTGACCACTTCATCACCTTTGCTGATGCCGGAGACCATCGATTTGTGTTCTTTGTTCCGCTTCATCTGCGGACGAATCAGCATGAAGTAGAACAGCACGATCAAAGCCACCAGCGGAAACAGCTGCGCCATCAGGCTGGGCTGTGCGGCGGAACCGGCCTGCTGGGCCATTGCGGAGGAAATCAACCAATCCATTGCTTATCCCATTGGGGTCGCGAAAAAGAGCCGGATTATGCCATGAACCGGCGGCGAAACTCAGTGTAAAACGCCGAAAAGCGTCCCTGTTCAATGGCTTCGCGCATCTCAGCCATCAGGTTCAGGTAGTAATGCAGGTTGTGGATCGTGTTCAGCCGGGCACTGAGAATCTCGCCACAACGCTGCAGATGGTAGAGATAGGCGCGGCTGTAGTTCTGGCAGGTGTAGCAGTCGCATTGCGGATCCAGCGGACCGGTATCGTTGCGATGGCGGGCGTTGCGTATGCGGATAATGCCTTCGCTGGTGAACAGATGACCGTTGCGGGCGTTGCGCGTCGGCATCACGCAATCGAACATGTCGACCCCGCGCGCGACGGCCTCGACCATGTCCAGCGGTGTGCCCACCCCCATGAGATAACGCGGCGACTGCGCCGGCATCTTGTCTTCCAAGGCATCCAGCACGCGGATACGGTCAGCTTCCGGTTCCCCCACCGACAATCCGCCAATGGCGTAACCGTCGAAGCCGATATCGGCCAGGCCGACGATGGACTGCGCTCGCAGATCCTCATGCATGCCACCCTGCACAATGCCGAACAGCGCACCGCCCCGCCCGGCATGGGCCTGCTTGCAACGCGCCGCCCAGCGCAGAGACAGCTCCATCGACTGGCGCGCCTCATCGTGGGTGGCCGGATATGCGGTGCATTCATCGAACTGCATGATGATGTCCGAGCCCAGGGCCTGCTGAATCTCGATCGAGATTTCCGGGCTGAGAAACACCTTGTCGCCGTTGACCGGCGAGCGAAATTCCACGCCTTGCTCGGTCAGCTTGCGCAGTTCGGCCAGGCTCCAGACCTGGAAACCGCCTGAGTCGGTCAGAATCGGGCCGTGCCAATGCATGAAATCATGCAGGTCACCATGGGCTGAAATGACCTCGGTGCCAGGCCGCAGCCACAGATGAAAGGTATTGCCCAGAATGATACTGGCGCCGATGCCGCGCAGCTCTTCCGGGGTCATGCCCTTGACCGTGCCGTAGGTACCCACCGGCATAAAAATCGGTGTCTCGACCACGCCGCGCTCGAAGCTCAATCGCCCACGTCGCGCGCCGGCATCCTGGGCCAGCAGTTCAAAACTCATTGCCGGTGTTGTCATGCTGCGCGCTCCAGCCACATGGCATCGCCATAAGAGAAAAATCGGTAGCGCTGCTCAACCGCATGACGGTAGGCGCGCATCACTGGTGTGTAGCCGGCGAAGGCACTCACCAGCATCAGCAAGGTCGATTCGGGCAGGTGGAAATTGGTCATCAACGCATCGACCACCCGAAAGCGATAACCCGGCGTAATGAACAGCCGGCTGTCTCCATCGAAAGGCTGTAGCTGGCCGCTTGCCGCCGCGCTCTCCAGCGCGCGCACCACGGTGGTCCCAATGGCCACGACCCGCCCTCCGGCCGCTTTGGTTTCAGCAACCCGGGCGACCAGTTCCGCGCTGACCCGCAAACGCTCGGCGTGCATGCGATGCTCGCTGAGGTCGTCTGCACGCACCGGCTGAAATGTCCCTGCGCCAACATGCAGGGTCACGTAATCCATCTGCGCGCCGCGCGCGCTGACCGCATCCAGCAGGGCCTGATCAAAATGCAGACCGGCGGTCGGCGCCGCCACCGCACCTGCATGACGGGCGTAAACCGTCTGGTAGCGTTCATTGTCCTGGGCATCGGCGTGGCGCTGGATATAAGGCGGCAACGGTACCTCACCATGAGCCTGCATCAGGTCGCTCCAGCCCGGCTCCGCATTACGCAGGTGGAACAGCTGCCCGTCGCGCCCCAGCACCTCGATGCTGGCCTGCTCCAGCGCGATGATCGCGCCGGGCTTCGGCGTTTTGCTGGCACGCAGAAACGCCCACACATGATGATCGTCAACCACCCGCTCGATCATGATCTCGACCGCGCCGCCAGTCGGCTTGTGCGCATGCAAACGCGCCGGAATCACGCGCGTGTCGTTGAAAACAACCAGATCGTTGGGGCGCAGCAAGGTCGGCAGATCGCGCACCCAGCGGTCGTGCAGCTGGTCGCCATCGAGCTGGAGCAGCCGCGCGCCCGCGCGTTGCTCAGGCGGTTGCTGGGCGATCAATTCGGGCGGCAGGGTGTAGGCGAAATCGCTGCGTTGCACGGGATTATCCGGAAGGCCAGTCTGTGCGGCCGCGATCCGGCAAGCGGATTTCCAATCAGGATTATGGTGCCGGAGGCGAGAATCGAACTCGCACTCTGTTGCCAGAACCGGATTTTGAATCCGGCGCGTCTACCAGTTCCGCCACTCCGGCACGAGTGAGGGCCGCTTGATGCAGGGCCGCGGATTATATCCTCGCCAATCGGCCAGCGGAACCGCTGTGGCGAGATTCTTTGAAAGTTTCTTGAAATATCGCTGCACGTGCTTGAATTTACTGGTCTCACGGCGCGGCTTACGGTAAATTCACGTCATATCCAGTACGCGGTGGGGAGCGTAATGACGTTTCGATTTTCTGCGCCGGTTTATCTGGCCGGCATCACAATCTTGTTTTGCGCCAATTCAAGCTGGGCGCAAGCGCCCGTTGGTGCCGAACGTATCATCGCTGCGGAAACCCGGGCTGCGGCTCTGGAGGCACAGAACCAGCAACTCAAGAACACCATTGAGACGCAAACGGCCGCGCTCAAGCGACTCGACCAGGAGATCAGCCTGGCCAAGCAAGAGCAAGCTCTGCAACGCGAGAAAAATGCGCAGGCCAACCGCATTCTTCAGCAGCGCATCACCGAGCTGCAAACGCAAGCCAACGAACAAGCCCAGCGCATTCAGGCCTTGCAGCAGGATTCCAACCGCATCCGTGCCGAGCAGGCGCAGACAGCTGCCGCGTTAAAAGATGCGGAAGA
Proteins encoded in this window:
- the secF gene encoding protein translocase subunit SecF, which encodes MRMFSKPTNYNFMGIRKISGVMSLLLVIASFALIATRGLNFGIDFTGGVLVEVGYPEAVELSSVREVLAANDFGDAIVQHFGAADDVMIRLPPRESEDASELSEQVYAALRSDGTAVDLRRVEFVGPQVGEELTVDGGLAMIWALSCIFLYVVFRFHWKFSAGAVAALGHDVFIVLGIFSLLQLDFDLSVLAALLAVIGYSLNDTIVVFDRCRENYRRKTGGDEVEVMNRSINEMLSRTLMTSLTTMIVLIALFLIGGEALSGFSLALLIGVGVGTYSSIYVAGNVSLALGLKRDDLIPPPPAEGLDDNGAQV
- the yajC gene encoding preprotein translocase subunit YajC → MDWLISSAMAQQAGSAAQPSLMAQLFPLVALIVLFYFMLIRPQMKRNKEHKSMVSGISKGDEVVTSGGLAGRVTAVGEVYMTVEIAEGTEVKVQKAALAQVLPKGSLKQL
- a CDS encoding SRPBCC family protein; its protein translation is MSQHHIRITQDSARPVGELFAALADHNKLNKVFLIPVRRIRDGQPDVNGAGSVRRMGPPPLGIEETVTAAQADEFIEYRITRNGGPVRNHKGRLDFAATERGSQVTWTIDFEAPLAPIGRALELGLSQALKMGLKRIA
- a CDS encoding tetratricopeptide repeat protein, which translates into the protein MSFPHHMRPLTRALSLLALSLGLSLSTSAAASNDARLQSIKQQTLALYTLRLADQRQFSSSASVLIGQRNPGVRLQRVRIAVDGQLHIDYAYHGSEAALLAADAMHKLGLVNLAGGPHEISVEMQWAQQGGTYTEARTQTLRLDTWPRGFSVQLDARERGSQRIAIQTPIDGAGILRSARFELALGRALKAVTQMQMLAHVDPVLAGTASAQELLAQSLAAWGLDSAAQATYSQLSQARTDNETRNRARLRAAELALQLGQMDEAGERLNAGTNNWSAEQQAAAKLLDARRLLAQNKVEAALKQTTDAGPALLRYNLAVALIDSRQDDAADRLLETLATAPAPADEYHARIQDLAQLKLGYRHLRFGRAEAAQAMLSRMRLGSPYTNRALLGRGWSKLLPLALQQGRLIAVPDDGFRPLFVQAIDAALRQPGNASRAAVRDAITDWARLQDQDPFDAAVQEALVATPYALLKLGEYARAIQYSEKAIARLELIRDDLKAGMRQSRKGLALNGAELVREQWPPEPAAWARRYATGAWWRSDADPLPIPDNAYRPRLLLDGDTLTMLNDMHMLNEVEQLTDAIAEHPDLKLRATQLRKRIESERQAQQKNLDRQAYYWMYQELERATRYLIMARFSLGHAYAHENAAGEQP
- the tgt gene encoding tRNA guanosine(34) transglycosylase Tgt; translated protein: MSFELLAQDAGARRGRLSFERGVVETPIFMPVGTYGTVKGMTPEELRGIGASIILGNTFHLWLRPGTEVISAHGDLHDFMHWHGPILTDSGGFQVWSLAELRKLTEQGVEFRSPVNGDKVFLSPEISIEIQQALGSDIIMQFDECTAYPATHDEARQSMELSLRWAARCKQAHAGRGGALFGIVQGGMHEDLRAQSIVGLADIGFDGYAIGGLSVGEPEADRIRVLDALEDKMPAQSPRYLMGVGTPLDMVEAVARGVDMFDCVMPTRNARNGHLFTSEGIIRIRNARHRNDTGPLDPQCDCYTCQNYSRAYLYHLQRCGEILSARLNTIHNLHYYLNLMAEMREAIEQGRFSAFYTEFRRRFMA
- the secD gene encoding protein translocase subunit SecD; this encodes MNKSPLWKVLLLIAVVASGFLYALPNIYGEDAALLVSPDSGDAATPQELNRVEAALKRAGIEAYTSRFDEQGRVEIRLDHEDSQLPAADALKRTLGYDYIVAMTMIPRTPGWLLGLGGQPMALGLDLRGGVHFLMEVDVEYVLSSAAEQYARDLPSFLRNHEPPIRYTGRRQADGAVELDFGDIETRDAALRAIREEFRELSIEPTSDEALTLRAAMSEEEVNRLVDFSVKQNLTTLRNRVNQLGVAEPLVQRQGRDRILVQLPGVKDPTQAKSILDATATLEYRAVAEREDAQLADRTGVVPADTDLFYERGTGRPILLKSDVIATGSQIIDAAATIDQESGTPAVSVTLNGAGAKSMFGFTESNVGRLMAVLFKETDIRISRNAAGEEVRQRIETEEVISVATVRGVFGKRFQTTGLTSKEAHDLSLLLRSGALAAPIAIVEERTIGPSLGQDNIDQGMEAVLIGFALVVVLMVLYYRVFGLIANLALFMNLVLIIAALSLLQATLTLPGIAGIVLTVGMAVDANVLIFERIREELIDGSGAQQAIRSGYEKAFVTIADANITTLIAAIVLFVFGTGPIKGFAVTLSIGVLSSMFTAILGTRVLVNALYGGTRRDDLPV
- the queA gene encoding tRNA preQ1(34) S-adenosylmethionine ribosyltransferase-isomerase QueA, producing MQRSDFAYTLPPELIAQQPPEQRAGARLLQLDGDQLHDRWVRDLPTLLRPNDLVVFNDTRVIPARLHAHKPTGGAVEIMIERVVDDHHVWAFLRASKTPKPGAIIALEQASIEVLGRDGQLFHLRNAEPGWSDLMQAHGEVPLPPYIQRHADAQDNERYQTVYARHAGAVAAPTAGLHFDQALLDAVSARGAQMDYVTLHVGAGTFQPVRADDLSEHRMHAERLRVSAELVARVAETKAAGGRVVAIGTTVVRALESAAASGQLQPFDGDSRLFITPGYRFRVVDALMTNFHLPESTLLMLVSAFAGYTPVMRAYRHAVEQRYRFFSYGDAMWLERAA